The stretch of DNA TCCTCGCGATACTCTGGTGCTTTATTTATAACTTATATTGTGGCATTAAAGTACTACTCCTTGAACAAATTTAAAACCTGTTTCACCCATTGTACACACGGTGTATGTCGACATCCAAAATACCCCCTTATCATTGAACAAAACAACGATAAGGGGGTATTTTTTAATCATTTCGAAGTTTGATATGGGGTCAAACATTTTATTGTATCCTCAACGCACGTAAGAAATCATCCGATGTTATTTGTGCCATAAAAATTGGATTAATTCTGTTGCGACTTTTTCATTTTCGTGTAAAGCACTATGCTGTGCAGTTTGTCCTTCGTATTTCGATTCTTTATAACGCTTCGGACTATCTCCGAGTAAGTATTTCAGCGAACGAGCTGAACTTACAGAAACACTACCGTCAGAGTGCGACCCGTCTAATAAATCTCCGTAAATATTTAATACTTCAATATTTTTACCGCGATAAACCGATTTTAGGACTTGTAGATCTTGATAAGGTGGAATCATACGACTCGGCTTTCCGTCCTCATTCACCGTAATTTCATTCACTTCTTCGTTAATGCCCAGGACACCATTAAATGTTCCGGCGATGTTCACTTCTTTCGATAATTGCGGTAAGGATGAATCATTACCATACATCGCCATATATTGTGCAAATGTCATATTCGCCATAGAATGCCCTACAAAATTAAAGTTTTTAAAATGATATTCTTTTTGCAATGCAACGATGACATTTTTAAACCATTCCGCGTTCGTTTTCGGATTGCTTTCCTCATTGTTTTCCAATTCTATTTGGACAATCGGATTGATAGCCTTTTTCGTCAATTGACCTTTTAGCGTGACTGCACCATTTTTGTCGACATGTGCAGTGATCACTTCTTGCGTCACACCTTGCTTTTCAGTTTGTGAGACCAAAAACTTAACTGAGTTTAAGCTTCCTCCAAATCCATGTAAAAACAGTGTAGGCGTCTCGCTATCAATAAATTTCGCATGTTTCGGGTTATTCGCTATGGACGCATTCCGATTGATTGCCATAAACGTAACCCCAACTAATATGATGAGCACGACGGCACTGATACCCCAAATCCATATTTTCTTCACACTATCACCTCATTAACCCTCTCTTTTAATCATCATAAACGAAAAACAATCGAACTTCCTTTATATTGCCTCAAACCAGACGCCCTTTTCTAACACATCGCCTTGAGAGCAACAAGAATGTCCGAATAAAAAAGGACGGGTGAAAACATTCATTACGAACCTTTTCACTCATCCTATGCACTTCTCAAACAAATCATACATTTGTGACTGATCGACAATTCATATTTCGCCCTATATCATTGTAGTACAGTCAGAAGTCACCGACACTTCAAAAAGGGTTCACGGCTTCTTCTTGATTGATAATTCTCAGTCCGCCCATAGCTAAGGCTTCCATTTCGTATTCTCCAGGATACGGCATGTATGGACCGATAAATTTCACGCGTTTTTCAATTTCTTCTCTTAAGAATGGGTAATGCACCATGCCCCCCGTCACACAAATCGCATCGACTTCACCTTTCAATGTTGCAGCAAGTGATGCAATACACTTCGCTACACCTAAAGCCATGGCTTCGATGACTAATCGCGCATAAGCATCGCCATTCTCAATTCTTGCTTCAATCTCTCTTAAGTCTTTTGTTCCACAATGAGATTGAAGACCTGCTTCTCTTCTTACAAGGTGGTTAAATTCATCTAATGACATGCGCTTTAATAGTTTTAGTGCTTCTTTGATTGGCAGACCGCCACTACGCTCTGCTGAGAACATGATTTCATCATCTGAAACAAAGTCGACAATTTTCCCTTTTTCATGTGCGCTTGCTGAAGCCCCTCCACCAAGATGGACAACGATCACATTCATTGCTTCATATGATTTCTCTAAGTCTTTCGCTGCTTTCATAGCAACGGCTCTCATATTAAGATGGTGGCCAATGCTCGTTCTTTGTACTTCTTTTAATCCTGTTAAGCGTGCGACCTCACTCATAGAATCCACAGTAACAGGATCGTAAATATAGGCTTTGGCCCCTTGTTTACCAAACTGTTTAACTACTTCATATGCAAGTTTACTTCCTAAATTTGATGGATGCTCAAGTACAGGATCATATTGTAACTTATGAATTAATTTTTCAGTCACTTCGATACCGCCCGATTTGACTGGACCAATTAATCCGCCTCTTCCTACTGCAACATCAATCTCTTCAATATGATGTTGTGTCAATAATTTTTGTATGTCTTCGTATCTCATATCAAATTGATCAAATACATATTTAAAGCGGTTGATTTCACTTGTATATGTGATTTCTTCTTTCCACTTTAATACTTCGTCTTCAAAATACGCAACTTTAGTCGAAGTTGCACCTGGATTGATTGTGATTATCTTCTTCATATGGACATCCCTCTATCTCATTTATGAAATTAATAATTGTGATAATAAAACTGACGAGAACTTTTCATCTGCTGATGAACTACGAGACGTTAAAATGATAGGGACCTCCGCTCCGAGTATGATACCTGCCATTTGTGCTTGTCCAAACATAATTAAACTTTTAGACAGACTGTTGCCTGATACAATATCCGGTACAGCGATAATATCGGCATCCCCTTGAATCGCTCCGTCATAATGTTTATCTTCGGCAATCGCTGAATCCAAGCTTAAATCAATGGATAGCGGACCTTCAATAATCGCATCAGCAGTTGTTTCCGTTAGTTCTTGAGCAAATACAGAAGCTGGTAGTTTAGGTATCACTGTCTCAGCCGCTGATAACAATGAAACTTTAGGCTGCTTTATGCCTAACTTATGGAATACTGAAACTGCATGTTCAACAATCACTTGCATTTCTGCTTTAGAAGGTTGTAACACCATACCGCCATCTGTAACGCCGACTAAACGGTTGAGCTTTGGAATATATAAAACCGCTACGTGAGAGAGTAAGTCACTTTTTCTAATGCCTTTCTCTTTATCGACAACCGCTTTTAATAGCTTCCCAGTGCTCAAATGCCCTTTCATTATCGCGTTCACTTCGCCTTGTTTAACAAGTTCTACTGCTTTTTGAGAAGCTTCGAACGCCTCTGCTATATCTATAATTTCATATTTTTCTGCTGGAATTGCGTATGTCTTGAGTTGCTCCTCGAGCGCCGCTTTATCATCAATCAAAATCAACTTAGCGTCTATTTCTTCTAAAACTTGCTTGACACTCTGTAGGACTTCAGAATGCGCTGCTTTGACTACAGCAAGCTTTAATTCTGAAATCGCATGAATTTGATCTTTGGCAATATTGAGCATTGATTCTTTTAAATTCATTTCATCATCCCTATTCGAATTTATATATCAAGATAATAATCTTCCGCTTTCACGAGTGGCACCACTTTAGTAAAGACATATTTGAATAACAAGCCAAAACCAATTGGTGCGACAATAAATGCGATAACTGATTTTAATAAATTGATTGCATTCCAACCGCCATCAACCAAGTTCAAATAATTGATAGGTCCCACTAATCCACTAAAACCAAAACCTGCACTCATTGGTGTTCCTGTGATTTGCAACAACGCTGCAATCAAACCACAACACGCCGCCGAACAAATAATAGGCACTAAAATGACTGGTTTTTTAGCTACATTCGCCATCGACATTTTTGGTGAACCAATGAAATGCGCTAAACTCGTACCACGCGTATTGACGCGCCATCCTAATATCGCAAAGCCAAAACCTGTTGCACATATCCCAACGTTTGCAGCACCTGATCCGATACCTGATAATGAGATGGCTAACGCGATTCCTACTGTCGTGATAGGAGACACAATCAATGAACCAAAGATAATTGCTAATAAAATACACATCACAATCGGTTGCAATGTCAATAATGAAGCAACACCTTTACCAATCAATGTCGTGATGCCCATGACATAAGGTAAAAGGATATGACCAATAATTCCAACAACCCCAAGTAATAATGGCGGAATAACCAAAATCGTATAAGCTTTCAGTTTGTTTCCAATCAATAGAATGACACCCGCACCGATTGCGGCAGTCAATCCCATATTGATAACATCACCCGTTCCCTTAATCGTCATCACACCTTCAGGCGAAAACTGAATCGCACCAGAGGCGAAGATGGTCGCCAACCCTAAAGAGGCTGACTGTATCGGATTGAACTTAAAATTCAACCCTACCATCATCCCGACGACGAGCCCCATCATGCCATTAGACATGACAAGGGCGCCCGCAACCGGTTTTAAAAAAGGGAAAGATGGAATTAATACTTTGACAAGTTCACTCAACAACGCACCTGGAATCAGTACAATGACTGCTCCAATTGCAAGACCGTTCAATACATTCATAATAAAATTTTTAGTTGTCATCTTTTCCATATTCATTCCTGCTCTCTTCT from Staphylococcus lutrae encodes:
- a CDS encoding PTS transporter subunit IIC; this translates as MEKMTTKNFIMNVLNGLAIGAVIVLIPGALLSELVKVLIPSFPFLKPVAGALVMSNGMMGLVVGMMVGLNFKFNPIQSASLGLATIFASGAIQFSPEGVMTIKGTGDVINMGLTAAIGAGVILLIGNKLKAYTILVIPPLLLGVVGIIGHILLPYVMGITTLIGKGVASLLTLQPIVMCILLAIIFGSLIVSPITTVGIALAISLSGIGSGAANVGICATGFGFAILGWRVNTRGTSLAHFIGSPKMSMANVAKKPVILVPIICSAACCGLIAALLQITGTPMSAGFGFSGLVGPINYLNLVDGGWNAINLLKSVIAFIVAPIGFGLLFKYVFTKVVPLVKAEDYYLDI
- the buk gene encoding butyrate kinase is translated as MKKIITINPGATSTKVAYFEDEVLKWKEEITYTSEINRFKYVFDQFDMRYEDIQKLLTQHHIEEIDVAVGRGGLIGPVKSGGIEVTEKLIHKLQYDPVLEHPSNLGSKLAYEVVKQFGKQGAKAYIYDPVTVDSMSEVARLTGLKEVQRTSIGHHLNMRAVAMKAAKDLEKSYEAMNVIVVHLGGGASASAHEKGKIVDFVSDDEIMFSAERSGGLPIKEALKLLKRMSLDEFNHLVRREAGLQSHCGTKDLREIEARIENGDAYARLVIEAMALGVAKCIASLAATLKGEVDAICVTGGMVHYPFLREEIEKRVKFIGPYMPYPGEYEMEALAMGGLRIINQEEAVNPF
- a CDS encoding alpha/beta hydrolase, with the protein product MKKIWIWGISAVVLIILVGVTFMAINRNASIANNPKHAKFIDSETPTLFLHGFGGSLNSVKFLVSQTEKQGVTQEVITAHVDKNGAVTLKGQLTKKAINPIVQIELENNEESNPKTNAEWFKNVIVALQKEYHFKNFNFVGHSMANMTFAQYMAMYGNDSSLPQLSKEVNIAGTFNGVLGINEEVNEITVNEDGKPSRMIPPYQDLQVLKSVYRGKNIEVLNIYGDLLDGSHSDGSVSVSSARSLKYLLGDSPKRYKESKYEGQTAQHSALHENEKVATELIQFLWHK
- a CDS encoding phosphate acyltransferase, with protein sequence MNLKESMLNIAKDQIHAISELKLAVVKAAHSEVLQSVKQVLEEIDAKLILIDDKAALEEQLKTYAIPAEKYEIIDIAEAFEASQKAVELVKQGEVNAIMKGHLSTGKLLKAVVDKEKGIRKSDLLSHVAVLYIPKLNRLVGVTDGGMVLQPSKAEMQVIVEHAVSVFHKLGIKQPKVSLLSAAETVIPKLPASVFAQELTETTADAIIEGPLSIDLSLDSAIAEDKHYDGAIQGDADIIAVPDIVSGNSLSKSLIMFGQAQMAGIILGAEVPIILTSRSSSADEKFSSVLLSQLLIS